Proteins encoded together in one Bombiscardovia nodaiensis window:
- a CDS encoding ABC transporter ATP-binding protein — MAEQDSGQESRNQAAIVVQGVHKAFGNLHVLRGINLEVEPGTVTAILGPSGSGKSTLLRLINQLEERTAGDIYVGGELTGYKRLEGANGPVLQRLDEKAIAQQRSKIGMVFQRFNLFPHMTALANVMEAPVHVARVPKARAQEEAVKQLDRVGLGDRLDYYPSQLSGGQQQRVAIARALAMHPQIMLFDEPTSALDPELVGEVLGVMKQVAAQGMTMVVVTHEMGFAREVANQIVFMDEGLVVEQGGPEIIDHPHSPRFQAFLQTVL; from the coding sequence ATGGCGGAGCAGGATAGCGGGCAGGAATCCAGGAACCAGGCCGCAATCGTGGTTCAAGGGGTTCACAAGGCCTTCGGCAATCTTCATGTGCTGCGGGGCATCAATCTGGAGGTAGAGCCGGGCACAGTGACAGCCATCCTAGGCCCTTCCGGGTCGGGTAAATCGACACTCTTGCGGCTGATTAACCAGTTGGAGGAGCGCACGGCGGGCGATATTTATGTGGGCGGTGAGTTGACGGGCTACAAGCGTCTAGAGGGCGCGAACGGGCCGGTTTTGCAACGCTTGGACGAGAAGGCTATCGCCCAGCAGCGTTCTAAAATTGGTATGGTTTTTCAACGATTTAACCTCTTTCCCCACATGACTGCTCTGGCCAACGTGATGGAGGCACCGGTTCATGTGGCGCGCGTGCCTAAGGCGCGTGCCCAGGAAGAAGCGGTCAAGCAGCTGGATCGCGTAGGTTTGGGCGACAGGCTCGACTACTATCCCTCCCAGCTCTCCGGCGGCCAGCAGCAGCGGGTGGCGATTGCACGCGCGCTGGCCATGCACCCTCAAATTATGCTCTTCGATGAGCCCACTTCCGCCCTGGACCCTGAGCTGGTGGGCGAAGTCCTGGGTGTGATGAAGCAGGTGGCCGCTCAGGGGATGACCATGGTAGTGGTGACCCACGAGATGGGCTTTGCGCGCGAGGTGGCTAACCAGATTGTCTTTATGGACGAGGGTCTGGTAGTGGAGCAGGGCGGTCCTGAAATTATTGACCATCCTCACTCGCCGCGCTTCCAAGCCTTCCTGCAGACCGTGCTCTAG
- the coaX gene encoding type III pantothenate kinase, with protein MLVAVDIGNTNTVIGFMTGEQVAASYRVATRPDQTADEYGMLLTEFLRMSKFRPSDISGVIIASVVPKVMHSFRAAVVHYLGCEPIVVGPGIKTGINIRLDDPKSLGADCLADCVGAYASYGGPVLVADFGTATTFNYVDAQGSIRSGLITVGINSGAKALWSQTAQLPEVEITQPSTILTTGTKDAMQAGLYYNFLGGLERIILQFQREIDADFQVVATGGLGRIFASQTDLIDHYDPELMFKGMALIYQRNLAQR; from the coding sequence ATGCTGGTAGCTGTCGACATTGGCAACACCAATACCGTGATTGGGTTCATGACCGGCGAGCAGGTGGCTGCTTCCTACCGCGTGGCCACCCGCCCCGATCAGACGGCCGACGAGTATGGCATGCTGCTGACTGAGTTTTTGCGGATGAGCAAGTTCCGCCCCAGCGACATTTCGGGCGTAATTATCGCCTCTGTCGTGCCCAAAGTTATGCATTCCTTCCGGGCAGCCGTGGTGCATTACTTGGGCTGCGAGCCTATCGTGGTGGGCCCCGGTATCAAAACCGGCATCAACATTCGCTTAGATGACCCCAAATCCCTGGGCGCCGACTGCTTGGCCGACTGCGTGGGTGCCTACGCCAGCTACGGCGGCCCGGTTCTGGTGGCCGACTTTGGCACGGCGACCACCTTTAACTACGTGGACGCCCAAGGCTCTATCCGCTCCGGCCTCATCACCGTCGGCATCAACTCGGGAGCGAAAGCCCTGTGGTCGCAGACCGCGCAGCTGCCGGAAGTGGAAATTACGCAGCCTTCCACCATCTTGACGACCGGCACCAAGGATGCCATGCAAGCCGGCCTCTACTACAATTTTTTGGGCGGCCTGGAGCGCATTATCCTGCAATTTCAGCGGGAGATTGACGCGGACTTCCAAGTCGTCGCCACCGGCGGCCTAGGCCGCATTTTCGCCAGCCAAACCGACCTCATCGACCACTACGACCCCGAACTCATGTTCAAAGGCATGGCCCTCATCTACCAACGCAACCTCGCCCAGCGCTGA
- a CDS encoding peptide ABC transporter permease: MNTPDTTAQVPSRWSRAGRWARLVLRSLWSKGEGRFALSVMVLWVLVSLLSLVWTPQPLWSTDGYHVWQTPSRAHLLGTDGTGADVLSWLLAGSATNLAICLLTVAFALALGTLLVAATVSRSSAVASSSIVLVDALISIPTVLIALILAVPMGASVAVIVLACGLGYGLNLARVVRPQALLAASADYTQAALASGASGWRLLTSHILPNIAAPMAVQLSLSAGTSVLAESGLTYLGVGVPSGLPSWGHSLTTSIKLVNVYPLTVVWPGLVVTLVVVALNLLGDALRDAIDPASNSALRTVAV; the protein is encoded by the coding sequence ATGAATACACCTGATACGACTGCCCAAGTTCCCAGTCGATGGTCTCGGGCCGGGCGGTGGGCTCGCCTGGTGCTCCGCTCGCTCTGGTCAAAGGGCGAGGGCCGTTTTGCGCTCTCGGTGATGGTCTTGTGGGTGCTGGTATCCCTGCTTTCGCTGGTTTGGACCCCGCAGCCTCTGTGGTCCACCGACGGCTACCACGTTTGGCAGACTCCCTCGCGCGCCCACCTGCTGGGCACCGACGGCACGGGTGCGGATGTGTTGAGCTGGCTCCTGGCTGGCTCGGCTACTAACCTGGCTATCTGCCTGCTCACTGTGGCTTTTGCGCTCGCTCTGGGCACCCTGCTGGTGGCTGCCACGGTTTCGCGCTCAAGTGCCGTGGCTTCGAGTTCGATTGTGCTGGTGGACGCGCTCATTTCGATCCCAACGGTGCTTATTGCACTGATTCTGGCGGTGCCCATGGGCGCGTCGGTGGCGGTCATTGTGCTGGCCTGCGGCCTGGGATATGGGCTCAACCTGGCGCGAGTGGTCAGGCCCCAGGCCCTGCTGGCTGCCAGCGCCGACTACACTCAGGCCGCCCTGGCTTCTGGCGCCTCGGGTTGGCGCCTGCTGACCAGCCATATTTTGCCCAACATCGCCGCTCCCATGGCTGTGCAGCTCTCCCTGTCGGCAGGCACGTCTGTCCTGGCGGAGTCCGGGCTGACCTACTTGGGCGTGGGCGTGCCGTCGGGGCTGCCCTCCTGGGGGCACTCGCTGACTACGTCGATTAAATTGGTCAACGTCTACCCGCTCACGGTGGTCTGGCCGGGCCTGGTCGTGACCCTAGTAGTGGTGGCCCTGAACTTGCTGGGCGATGCCTTGCGCGACGCTATCGACCCGGCTTCCAACTCAGCCTTGAGGACGGTGGCTGTATGA
- a CDS encoding 23S rRNA pseudouridylate synthase, whose amino-acid sequence MAPKRHRWVTSEPDIPFELSIVYEDERIIVVDKPHFLPTTPRGMWYRSSALMRLRERLGEPQITPAHRLDRATAGILVFVRDPRARGAYQMLFQEHIVEKVYECLAPARPACRPASGTIARLNPPAPFPLLRRSHIEKNPGYMQALEVPGEVNAQTTICIDRASPLYSVGGQSPVPAGKYRVYRLHPRTGKTHQLRVHMNALGLPILGDDIYPVVQPRPYDDFTHPLQLVARRLSFQDPFTGLPMSFTSRISLTK is encoded by the coding sequence ATGGCTCCTAAGCGCCACCGGTGGGTCACCAGCGAGCCGGACATCCCCTTTGAGCTGAGCATCGTCTACGAGGATGAGCGCATTATTGTGGTGGACAAGCCGCATTTTTTGCCCACTACCCCGCGCGGCATGTGGTATCGCAGCTCGGCTCTGATGCGCCTGCGGGAGCGCCTGGGAGAGCCGCAGATTACGCCTGCCCACCGCTTGGACCGGGCCACGGCTGGAATCTTGGTTTTTGTGCGCGACCCCCGAGCTCGGGGCGCCTATCAGATGCTCTTCCAGGAGCATATAGTTGAAAAAGTATACGAATGTCTGGCTCCGGCCCGGCCTGCCTGCCGCCCAGCTTCGGGTACAATTGCCCGGCTGAACCCGCCCGCGCCCTTCCCTCTCCTGCGTCGCTCACATATCGAAAAAAATCCAGGCTACATGCAGGCCTTAGAAGTGCCCGGCGAGGTCAACGCACAGACCACTATCTGCATAGACCGGGCGAGTCCGCTCTACTCGGTGGGCGGGCAAAGCCCTGTGCCAGCAGGGAAGTACCGGGTCTACCGCCTGCACCCTCGAACCGGCAAAACCCACCAGCTGCGGGTCCACATGAACGCTCTGGGTCTGCCCATCCTAGGCGACGACATCTACCCAGTCGTCCAGCCCCGCCCCTACGACGACTTCACCCACCCCCTACAACTCGTGGCTCGCCGCTTGAGCTTTCAAGATCCTTTTACGGGTCTTCCCATGAGTTTTACCTCGCGTATATCGTTGACAAAGTGA
- a CDS encoding hypothetical protein (frameshifted, insertion/deletion at around 759215) → MLFARGVGLVGLFPSQGFPDGGWSQPGQALTALVLPAATLGILVGASLMRYTRSALGELAGSGWIDLARACGMTRNRALTRVGLRLALPQLVSVVGLTFAEMITGAMVVENLFALPGLGSGLVTDLGNRDLIAVQSELFMLAAFFLAVGLLVDLLHRALDPRLKASTSAGEA, encoded by the coding sequence TTGCTCTTCGCGCGCGGCGTGGGTCTAGTTGGTCTGTTCCCCTCCCAAGGCTTCCCTGATGGCGGCTGGTCTCAACCGGGTCAGGCCCTGACTGCGCTGGTGCTCCCGGCTGCAACCCTGGGCATCCTGGTGGGTGCTTCCCTCATGCGCTACACGCGCTCGGCCTTGGGTGAGCTGGCGGGCTCTGGCTGGATTGATCTGGCCCGCGCCTGCGGCATGACCCGCAACCGAGCTCTGACTCGCGTGGGACTGCGCCTGGCCCTACCGCAGCTGGTTTCCGTGGTGGGTTTGACTTTTGCTGAGATGATCACCGGAGCGATGGTTGTGGAGAACTTGTTTGCCTTGCCGGGCCTAGGTTCCGGGCTCGTAACCGACCTGGGTAATCGTGATTTAATTGCCGTGCAGAGCGAGCTCTTCATGCTGGCCGCCTTCTTCTTGGCCGTAGGGCTCCTGGTGGATTTGCTGCACCGGGCGCTTGACCCGCGGCTCAAAGCGTCCACGAGCGCGGGGGAGGCCTGA
- a CDS encoding hypothetical protein (frameshifted, insertion/deletion at around 759212), with translation MRFLLRRLLLFVATLLGISLVIFAALRILPGDLATIMAGLNSPPERVEALRQQLGLNRPLPRQYLDWMGGLFRGDFGLSMLTGRPIASQVAARSAITFPLISLGLLLALLIGIPLGCASLMVSSPRMRSFYHILSIVGGSIPALWGVSC, from the coding sequence ATGCGTTTCCTCCTGCGCCGACTCCTGCTGTTTGTGGCCACTCTGTTGGGCATCTCTCTGGTGATTTTTGCGGCCCTGCGCATACTGCCTGGCGACCTCGCAACCATTATGGCCGGCCTCAATTCGCCGCCCGAGCGCGTCGAAGCCCTCCGCCAGCAGCTGGGCCTGAACCGACCCTTGCCCCGCCAGTATCTTGACTGGATGGGTGGCCTCTTCCGGGGTGACTTCGGCCTGTCCATGCTCACCGGCCGTCCTATTGCCAGCCAGGTGGCCGCTCGCTCCGCCATCACCTTCCCACTGATTAGCCTGGGACTCCTTCTGGCGCTCCTCATTGGCATACCGCTGGGCTGCGCCTCCCTGATGGTCTCCAGCCCGCGGATGCGCTCCTTTTACCACATTCTCTCCATCGTCGGCGGCTCCATTCCGGCCCTCTGGGGGGTCTCCTGCTGA
- the glmS gene encoding glutamine--fructose-6-phosphate aminotransferase [isomerizing] gives MTTACGKPLEVCLQGLGRLEYRGYDSAGVALAAPGMDRVAWRKKAGRLSNLVHDIEAQPMPAATVGIGHTRWATNGEPSDVNAHPHLSQDGKIALIHNGIVENAAQLKFDLQAEGYTFASSTDSEVVAKLLGKIANTVIEETGSPDLFEAVRRTARMLTGAFTILAVDCRQSDIVVGARHDSPLVVGLGDGENFLGSDVAAFVAYTKEAMELGQDQAVCVSGERVEVTDFEGNPVTDSKHFTVNWDASAAQKGGWDSYMDKEIHEDPQAVADTLLGRFDTNGDLNLDEVRIDPETFRQIDKIIIVACGTASYAGLVAKYAIEHWVRIPVEVELAHEFRYRDPILTPRTLVVAISQSGETMDTLMALRHAREQGSQVLAICNTQGSTIPRESDAVLYTHAGPEIAVASTKAFVAQIVAAYLLGLYLAQVKGTMFRDEIHQIVDSLKVMPEKIQWVLDTQAEKVARAATSLVDAKSFLFLGRHVGYPVAMEGALKLKEIAYTFTEGFAAGELKHGPIALVEPGEPIVVIVPSSRGRDLLHNKVISAIEEVKARGAFVVAVAEEGDPDAERYADVVFYRPACPTLMSPLVDVVPLQLFALDMAKNKGLDVDKPRNLAKSVTVE, from the coding sequence ATGACAACAGCCTGTGGCAAGCCGCTCGAAGTGTGCCTGCAGGGGCTCGGACGGCTCGAATATCGGGGGTATGATTCGGCTGGCGTGGCCCTGGCTGCCCCGGGGATGGACCGGGTGGCCTGGCGCAAGAAGGCCGGGCGCTTGAGCAACCTTGTGCACGACATCGAAGCGCAGCCTATGCCGGCAGCTACGGTGGGCATCGGTCACACCCGCTGGGCCACCAACGGCGAGCCCTCCGACGTGAATGCGCACCCGCATTTGAGCCAGGACGGCAAGATTGCGCTCATCCACAACGGGATTGTGGAGAATGCGGCCCAGCTCAAGTTCGACCTGCAGGCCGAGGGGTACACCTTTGCTTCCAGCACCGACAGCGAAGTGGTGGCGAAGCTCCTGGGCAAGATTGCGAACACGGTGATTGAGGAAACCGGCTCGCCAGACCTCTTTGAAGCCGTCCGCCGCACCGCCCGTATGCTCACCGGCGCTTTCACAATTCTGGCCGTAGACTGCCGGCAGAGTGATATTGTGGTCGGCGCCCGGCACGATTCTCCGCTCGTCGTTGGGCTAGGAGACGGGGAGAATTTCCTGGGCTCGGATGTGGCTGCTTTCGTGGCCTACACTAAAGAGGCTATGGAGCTGGGGCAGGACCAGGCGGTCTGTGTGAGCGGTGAGCGCGTGGAAGTCACCGATTTCGAGGGCAACCCTGTCACGGACTCCAAGCATTTTACGGTCAACTGGGACGCTTCTGCCGCGCAAAAAGGCGGCTGGGACTCCTACATGGACAAGGAAATTCATGAAGATCCCCAGGCCGTAGCCGACACGCTCTTGGGGCGCTTCGACACCAACGGCGACCTGAATTTGGACGAAGTGCGCATAGACCCCGAGACCTTCCGGCAGATTGACAAAATCATCATCGTGGCTTGCGGCACGGCTTCATACGCAGGGCTGGTGGCCAAGTATGCGATTGAGCACTGGGTGCGTATTCCAGTGGAAGTGGAGCTGGCCCATGAGTTCCGCTACCGGGATCCGATTTTGACCCCACGCACGCTGGTCGTGGCTATCTCCCAGTCCGGCGAGACTATGGATACGCTCATGGCCCTGCGCCACGCCCGGGAGCAGGGTTCGCAGGTGCTCGCTATCTGCAACACGCAGGGCTCCACGATTCCCCGCGAATCTGACGCCGTGCTCTACACGCACGCCGGGCCGGAAATTGCCGTGGCCTCCACCAAGGCGTTCGTGGCGCAGATTGTGGCCGCCTACCTTTTGGGCCTCTACCTGGCTCAGGTCAAGGGGACTATGTTCCGCGACGAGATTCACCAGATTGTGGACTCCTTGAAGGTCATGCCGGAGAAAATTCAGTGGGTACTCGACACGCAGGCTGAAAAGGTGGCTCGCGCGGCCACTAGCCTGGTCGATGCCAAGTCCTTCCTCTTCCTGGGGCGGCATGTGGGCTACCCGGTGGCCATGGAAGGTGCCTTAAAGCTCAAGGAAATTGCTTACACCTTTACTGAGGGCTTCGCTGCGGGCGAGCTTAAGCACGGGCCCATAGCGCTGGTGGAGCCGGGGGAGCCGATCGTGGTGATTGTGCCTTCGTCTCGCGGGCGGGATTTGCTGCATAACAAGGTCATCTCAGCCATTGAGGAGGTCAAGGCCCGTGGGGCGTTCGTGGTGGCCGTGGCTGAGGAGGGCGACCCGGATGCCGAGCGCTATGCGGACGTGGTCTTTTACAGGCCCGCTTGCCCCACGCTCATGAGTCCGCTGGTGGATGTGGTGCCCCTCCAGCTCTTCGCCCTGGATATGGCGAAAAATAAGGGCTTGGACGTGGACAAACCGAGGAATCTGGCCAAGTCGGTCACTGTCGAGTGA
- a CDS encoding GntR family transcriptional regulator, which produces MQFDFSGSTPIFRQVAQQLSESIAAGQIDEGERVPSTTEISTVYKVNPATVLKGMNLLVDQGLLEKRRGLGMFVATGARKRAQRVQARLLLDEELPALARQARLLGISLDELSKALERSYR; this is translated from the coding sequence ATGCAATTCGATTTTTCTGGCAGCACGCCCATCTTTCGTCAGGTGGCGCAGCAGTTGAGCGAATCTATAGCTGCCGGGCAGATTGACGAAGGTGAGCGAGTGCCCTCTACAACTGAGATTTCAACGGTCTACAAGGTCAATCCTGCGACTGTGCTCAAGGGGATGAACCTCCTGGTGGACCAGGGGCTCCTAGAAAAGCGACGGGGGTTGGGCATGTTCGTTGCCACGGGCGCTCGCAAGCGGGCCCAGCGGGTGCAGGCGCGGCTCTTGCTCGACGAGGAGCTGCCCGCGCTCGCCCGCCAAGCCAGGCTCCTGGGCATTTCCCTGGACGAGCTCAGCAAAGCTCTGGAGAGGAGCTACCGATGA
- the oppD gene encoding peptide ABC transporter ATP-binding protein, with amino-acid sequence MSLQIHNLSVSLGGQELVHGVNLDVRDGERVGLIGPSGSGKSMITKALLALLPPGARTSGSIQLFGQELVGLGEEAMAFVRGSYIGTVFQNPGSSLNPVLTVAQQVALPLRLHYQLSRQDRDERVAAMLESVGLGADLARKYPSQLSGGQQQRVAIATALVTAPKLIIADEPTTALDSLTQRQILDLLRRLVDLSGASLLFVTHDFTVLSRVCQTSYVLEEGRIVEGGPTQSLLKDPQQSLTRQLVKAAHALTLQAGESEQVDQ; translated from the coding sequence ATGAGCTTACAAATCCACAATTTGAGCGTGAGCCTGGGCGGTCAGGAGCTCGTTCATGGGGTCAATCTGGATGTGCGTGACGGCGAACGCGTGGGGCTCATCGGCCCTTCTGGCTCGGGCAAGTCGATGATTACCAAAGCCCTGCTCGCCCTGCTGCCGCCTGGAGCGCGCACGTCCGGTTCCATTCAGCTCTTCGGCCAGGAGCTGGTGGGCCTGGGGGAGGAGGCCATGGCTTTCGTCCGCGGCTCGTACATCGGTACTGTTTTTCAAAACCCGGGCTCCTCCCTGAACCCGGTCCTGACAGTGGCCCAGCAGGTGGCGCTGCCCCTGCGCCTGCACTACCAGCTGAGCCGGCAGGATAGAGATGAGCGGGTGGCAGCTATGTTGGAGAGCGTGGGCTTGGGGGCGGACTTGGCCCGGAAGTATCCCTCGCAGCTTTCGGGCGGCCAGCAGCAGCGGGTGGCTATTGCAACGGCTCTGGTCACAGCTCCTAAACTGATTATTGCCGACGAGCCGACGACAGCTTTGGATTCGCTGACCCAGCGCCAGATTCTGGACCTCCTGCGGCGGCTGGTCGACCTTTCGGGCGCTTCGCTGCTCTTTGTAACCCATGACTTTACGGTATTGTCTCGGGTCTGCCAGACCTCGTATGTGCTGGAAGAGGGCCGCATAGTGGAGGGCGGCCCGACGCAGAGCCTGCTGAAAGACCCTCAGCAGTCCTTGACCCGGCAGCTGGTCAAAGCGGCTCATGCCTTGACCTTGCAGGCGGGCGAGTCAGAACAGGTGGACCAATGA
- the oppF gene encoding dipeptide/oligopeptide/nickel ABC transporter ATP-binding protein has protein sequence MSASTPLLQGQDISKFFGKGSQRQLALDHVSVCLEAGSCLALVGGSGSGKSTLARVLLGLEPCSSGSVTYDGKPVSGPNSPGYRAERLEAGLIFQNPFASLDPRWPALRSVSEPLRIQARRLGLSAQDIRARSLVALEQVGLDPERFAGRFPADCSGGQAQRIAVARAIVTNPRLLVADEPMSSLDVSARLNLLDTFRSIRQARPDMALLMISHDLGVVQHMADRILVLGDGRLVEEGPTGSVLATPASAYTRSLIAAASL, from the coding sequence ATGAGCGCTTCAACCCCACTCCTGCAAGGGCAGGACATCAGTAAATTCTTTGGCAAGGGCAGCCAGCGCCAGCTCGCCTTGGACCATGTCTCAGTTTGCCTGGAGGCTGGCAGTTGTCTGGCTCTAGTAGGTGGTTCAGGCTCTGGCAAGTCCACCCTGGCGCGCGTCCTGCTGGGACTAGAGCCCTGTTCTTCTGGCTCAGTCACCTACGACGGTAAGCCAGTGAGCGGTCCCAACAGCCCTGGCTACCGGGCTGAGCGGCTGGAAGCTGGCCTGATTTTTCAAAATCCGTTCGCCTCTCTGGATCCCCGTTGGCCCGCCCTGCGCTCGGTCAGCGAGCCCCTGCGCATTCAGGCCCGGCGCTTGGGTCTGTCTGCGCAGGACATTCGCGCCCGCTCACTGGTGGCCCTGGAGCAGGTGGGCTTGGACCCTGAGCGATTTGCAGGCCGATTCCCGGCTGACTGTTCGGGCGGCCAGGCCCAGCGCATTGCGGTTGCGCGGGCCATCGTGACCAACCCCCGACTCCTGGTGGCCGACGAGCCCATGTCCTCCTTAGATGTGTCGGCTCGCTTGAATCTGCTGGACACCTTCCGCTCCATCCGCCAGGCCAGGCCGGACATGGCCCTACTGATGATTTCGCACGATTTGGGCGTGGTGCAGCACATGGCAGACCGCATCTTGGTCCTGGGCGACGGCCGCCTGGTGGAGGAAGGGCCCACGGGCAGCGTTCTCGCTACTCCCGCCAGCGCCTATACGCGCTCCCTCATCGCCGCCGCTTCCTTGTAA
- a CDS encoding ABC transporter substrate-binding protein has protein sequence MSSSNEGVSGSSGTTPAPYAGSVQPGPSTDPILNQHLKAPKQGSPLPWKILSLVLAVALVCSLWALSQAGKAASGGGQASAQPAQSMSIGLKLAPSNLDIRNQSGSALDQALVGNVYEGLVTRDESNAVQPGLAKSWQVSADGKTYTFHLNSGMKFSNGDTLDADDVAWSISELMSRKYHDAEQVRNFQAVRVLDPATVELKLSAPYASLLWVLAGRPGLVFDKDAKYDPKSQAIGSGPYTVAAFVPNDSLTLKANPSYWGPHKAKTPTIYLRYMSDDNAAVNALRSHDIQVLAPITATLAAPFKSDSAHYQVHVGQGTDKYVLAMNSKGSKTSDLRVRQAIRYAIDHGQLIASRGSTDLALGGPIPKLDPGYEDLTGLYPRNERKAQELMSAAGYSPARPLQLRLTYANTYGTELGDQLRSQLKPIGIDLQVQVVEFSTWMQNVYTNHDYDLSLVDHSESHDFAQWTNPSYYYGYDSPKVRELYQQAMAASSSQESNKLLAQAARQVSQDAPADWLLNYQISTAMLVGVHNFPLSLNQTLLPLSRVYYTPDNAGTSSSSQSASAGPAASASVSRSDSGASAEPARLSGQRK, from the coding sequence ATGAGCAGTAGTAACGAGGGCGTGTCTGGCAGCAGCGGGACGACCCCAGCACCATACGCTGGGTCCGTGCAGCCTGGTCCCAGTACCGATCCAATCTTAAATCAGCATCTGAAAGCGCCCAAGCAAGGCAGCCCTCTGCCCTGGAAAATACTGTCGCTGGTGCTCGCCGTGGCCCTGGTCTGCTCCCTGTGGGCCTTGAGCCAAGCTGGCAAGGCTGCTTCGGGCGGCGGTCAAGCTAGCGCTCAGCCAGCCCAGTCTATGAGCATTGGGCTCAAACTCGCCCCCAGTAATCTGGATATTCGCAACCAGTCGGGCTCGGCTCTGGACCAGGCGCTGGTTGGCAACGTGTACGAGGGGTTGGTGACCCGCGACGAATCCAACGCGGTCCAGCCTGGGCTCGCCAAGAGCTGGCAGGTGAGCGCTGACGGCAAGACCTACACCTTCCACCTCAACTCAGGCATGAAGTTCTCCAACGGAGACACCCTAGATGCGGACGACGTGGCCTGGTCCATCAGCGAGCTCATGAGCCGCAAATACCACGACGCCGAGCAGGTGCGCAATTTCCAGGCGGTCCGGGTGCTCGACCCGGCTACGGTGGAGCTCAAGCTGAGCGCGCCCTATGCCAGCCTCTTGTGGGTGCTGGCGGGCAGGCCTGGCCTGGTTTTCGACAAAGATGCCAAGTACGATCCCAAATCGCAGGCCATCGGCTCCGGACCCTATACCGTCGCCGCGTTCGTGCCCAACGACTCTTTGACGCTCAAGGCCAACCCAAGCTACTGGGGGCCGCACAAAGCCAAGACGCCGACCATCTACCTGCGCTACATGTCCGACGACAACGCAGCAGTCAACGCCCTGCGCTCGCACGATATTCAGGTGCTGGCGCCCATTACCGCCACCCTAGCGGCTCCCTTCAAATCCGACAGCGCTCACTACCAGGTGCATGTTGGGCAGGGCACCGACAAATATGTGCTTGCCATGAATAGCAAGGGATCCAAGACGAGCGACCTGCGGGTGCGGCAGGCCATTCGCTATGCTATCGACCACGGCCAGCTGATTGCCTCCCGGGGCAGCACCGACCTGGCCCTAGGCGGTCCGATTCCCAAGCTGGACCCTGGCTACGAGGATTTGACCGGCCTCTACCCCCGCAACGAGCGCAAGGCCCAAGAGCTGATGAGTGCGGCTGGCTACAGCCCGGCCCGCCCCTTGCAGCTGAGGTTGACCTACGCCAACACCTATGGCACTGAGCTGGGCGACCAGTTGCGCTCGCAGTTGAAGCCCATTGGCATTGACCTGCAAGTGCAAGTGGTGGAGTTCTCCACCTGGATGCAAAACGTTTACACCAACCACGACTACGACCTCTCCCTGGTGGATCATTCGGAGAGCCACGACTTTGCCCAGTGGACTAATCCCTCCTATTACTACGGCTACGACAGCCCGAAGGTGCGGGAGCTCTACCAGCAGGCGATGGCGGCTTCTAGTTCCCAGGAGAGCAACAAGCTCTTGGCCCAAGCTGCTAGGCAGGTCTCCCAAGACGCGCCCGCTGACTGGCTGCTGAACTACCAAATTTCGACGGCCATGCTGGTAGGCGTGCACAACTTCCCCCTCTCGCTCAACCAGACGCTCCTGCCGCTCTCGCGCGTCTATTACACGCCCGACAACGCAGGAACTAGCTCCAGCAGCCAGAGCGCAAGCGCGGGCCCAGCTGCTTCGGCCAGCGTCAGCAGGTCGGATTCGGGTGCCTCAGCCGAGCCTGCCCGGCTCAGCGGGCAGAGAAAATAG